The proteins below come from a single Paracoccus sp. SCSIO 75233 genomic window:
- a CDS encoding L,D-transpeptidase, with the protein MNRRQMIGLALPLIAAPSLVLSQDAQTDPYQPTEVAIREGFEVGSIVVVSDEFFLYHVKAPNRAIRYGVAVGQAELVWKGKARIGRKVEWPSWTPTQAMIERSPEQYAQYANGMPGGPENPLGARALYLYDQRGNDTAIRIHGTTQPGSIGRAVSNGCIRMRNEAVMALFEEVPIGTPVYVY; encoded by the coding sequence ATGAACCGCCGCCAAATGATCGGGCTTGCACTGCCCTTGATAGCTGCGCCGTCGCTGGTTCTGTCGCAGGATGCTCAGACCGATCCCTATCAGCCGACGGAGGTCGCGATCCGCGAAGGGTTCGAGGTCGGGTCTATCGTCGTCGTCTCCGATGAATTCTTCCTGTACCATGTGAAAGCGCCCAACCGTGCCATCCGCTATGGTGTGGCGGTCGGGCAGGCGGAGCTTGTCTGGAAGGGCAAGGCGCGCATCGGCCGCAAGGTCGAATGGCCAAGCTGGACCCCCACACAGGCGATGATCGAACGCAGCCCCGAGCAATATGCCCAATATGCGAACGGCATGCCGGGCGGTCCGGAGAACCCGCTGGGCGCGCGCGCGCTCTATCTGTATGACCAGCGCGGCAACGATACCGCGATCCGCATTCATGGAACGACGCAGCCCGGTTCCATCGGGCGCGCGGTCTCCAACGGTTGTATCCGGATGCGGAACGAGGCGGTGATGGCGCTGTTCGAGGAGGTGCCGATCGGCACGCCGGTCTACGTCTACTGA
- the mnmH gene encoding tRNA 2-selenouridine(34) synthase MnmH, with protein sequence MPNPETFRLDAVTIASGRFDDIIDVRSPSEFAEDHLPGAISLPVLDDAQRAEVGTIYKQVSPFDARKLGAALVAENAARHIAGPLSDRDGAWRPLVYCWRGGQRSGALATILAQVGWRVSLIEGGYKSWRRFVVRRVQEQGFPSPVVVLDGNTGSAKTAILKQLALRGHQVIDLEGLANHRGSLFGSLGDQPSQKMFEGRLASALEALDPARPVLVEAESSRIGSVTLPKAVWSAICTAPRLELRVPVGARADYSVRDYADVLADPDRIVKIIGKLSTLHPAERIEDWRKLADQAAWRDLAEGLMRDHYDPRYAKHRARYGVRKPSSVEIADLSDLDKAARLVEDALARI encoded by the coding sequence TTGCCGAATCCTGAGACCTTTCGGCTCGACGCGGTAACAATCGCCTCGGGCCGTTTCGATGACATTATCGACGTCCGCTCTCCGTCCGAATTTGCCGAGGATCATCTGCCCGGCGCGATCAGCCTGCCGGTGCTGGACGATGCGCAGCGGGCGGAGGTCGGGACGATCTACAAGCAGGTGTCGCCGTTCGATGCGCGCAAGCTGGGTGCGGCGCTGGTTGCCGAAAATGCCGCGCGCCATATTGCGGGGCCGCTTTCGGATCGTGACGGGGCCTGGCGCCCGCTGGTTTACTGCTGGCGGGGCGGGCAACGCTCCGGCGCGTTGGCGACGATCCTGGCGCAGGTCGGCTGGCGCGTGTCGCTGATCGAAGGCGGGTATAAATCATGGCGCAGGTTCGTTGTCCGGCGCGTGCAGGAGCAGGGATTTCCGTCTCCGGTCGTTGTCCTTGACGGCAATACCGGAAGCGCGAAAACCGCAATCCTGAAGCAACTGGCGCTGCGGGGACATCAGGTGATCGATCTGGAAGGGCTGGCCAATCATCGCGGCAGCCTGTTCGGCTCGCTTGGCGATCAGCCCAGCCAGAAGATGTTCGAGGGGCGGCTTGCGTCGGCGCTGGAGGCGCTTGATCCCGCGCGGCCGGTTCTGGTCGAGGCGGAAAGCTCGCGCATCGGCAGTGTCACGCTTCCCAAGGCGGTCTGGTCAGCAATCTGCACTGCCCCGCGGCTGGAACTGCGCGTGCCGGTCGGTGCGAGGGCGGATTATTCGGTGCGCGACTATGCCGACGTGCTGGCCGATCCCGACCGGATCGTGAAGATCATCGGCAAGCTGTCGACGCTGCATCCGGCGGAGCGGATCGAAGACTGGCGGAAGCTGGCCGATCAGGCCGCCTGGCGCGATCTGGCGGAAGGGCTGATGCGCGATCACTATGATCCGCGCTACGCGAAGCACCGTGCCCGCTACGGCGTTCGCAAGCCGAGTTCGGTCGAGATCGCCGATCTGTCCGACCTGGACAAGGCCGCCCGGCTGGTCGAGGACGCCTTGGCAAGGATTTGA
- a CDS encoding DUF2312 domain-containing protein, with protein MSDDQVYNVAADELRQFIEQYEQLEAEKKDVTERQKEVMAEAKARGYDTKVMKKVIALRKRDRDDVAEEEAIMDMYKAALGMA; from the coding sequence ATGTCCGACGATCAGGTTTATAACGTTGCCGCCGACGAGTTGCGTCAGTTCATTGAGCAATATGAGCAGCTTGAAGCTGAGAAAAAAGACGTGACCGAGCGTCAGAAGGAAGTGATGGCCGAGGCAAAGGCGCGTGGCTATGACACCAAGGTGATGAAAAAGGTCATCGCGCTGCGCAAACGTGACCGTGACGACGTGGCCGAAGAAGAGGCAATCATGGATATGTACAAGGCCGCTTTGGGGATGGCCTGA
- a CDS encoding YodC family protein — MQNELKPGDLVRLNSGGPLMTVGQAGGQPSEWRCYWFDKTDRKQADFPEVALERAEKAIGNRAVSVKY, encoded by the coding sequence ATGCAGAACGAACTGAAACCGGGTGATCTGGTGCGGCTGAACAGTGGCGGGCCGCTGATGACGGTCGGGCAAGCAGGCGGGCAGCCGTCTGAATGGCGCTGTTACTGGTTCGACAAGACAGACCGAAAGCAGGCCGACTTCCCAGAGGTCGCGCTGGAACGGGCTGAAAAGGCAATCGGCAACCGAGCTGTGTCAGTGAAATACTGA
- a CDS encoding HK97 family phage prohead protease, translated as MLWGGHDSGALELRKRASGALALRGRFPYGKAAVLSDGGRSGRPRKEVMASRAFSYRIDKPEEDIHLLIGHSYDRPLASRSAGTLDIRDADDAVTFEASIAPEMQQVSYVSDFLAAFAAGLIVGLSPGFRIPPERAVADAEKVEEEDPSLGMALIRTIFAALLYEMSFVTRPAYPDTQVEARNWSPTDGGLLLPENPPVRQVLNRWRA; from the coding sequence ATGCTCTGGGGTGGTCACGACAGCGGGGCGCTTGAGCTTCGCAAGCGGGCATCCGGTGCTTTGGCGCTGCGTGGCCGCTTTCCATATGGCAAGGCTGCCGTCCTTTCGGACGGTGGCCGCTCTGGCAGACCGCGCAAGGAAGTCATGGCGTCCCGCGCGTTCTCTTACCGCATCGACAAACCGGAAGAAGATATTCATCTGCTGATCGGTCACAGCTATGACCGCCCGCTGGCGTCCAGATCGGCGGGAACGCTGGATATTCGCGATGCTGATGACGCTGTGACCTTCGAGGCGTCCATTGCGCCGGAAATGCAGCAGGTCAGCTATGTGAGCGATTTCCTTGCCGCCTTCGCCGCCGGGTTGATTGTCGGGCTGTCTCCGGGCTTTCGCATCCCGCCCGAACGGGCCGTAGCAGATGCCGAGAAAGTCGAGGAAGAAGACCCGTCGCTGGGCATGGCGCTGATACGGACGATCTTCGCGGCGCTGCTTTACGAAATGTCCTTCGTCACCCGTCCGGCCTATCCCGACACGCAGGTCGAGGCGCGGAACTGGTCTCCGACCGATGGCGGGTTGCTGCTGCCCGAAAACCCGCCTGTCAGGCAGGTTTTGAACAGGTGGAGGGCATAA
- a CDS encoding phage major capsid protein, with translation MLDSTKIQRRQSEIRQSLAELVGKDKPTDDETRSMNDLDAEYRSNETRYRAALIAEDTERREAGEELETRSDREWSDLMGRFEMRQVAFALDEGRMLDGATKEIVDEMRSKGGYQGIPVPFEALETRAGETVSGSDLPNPKAIRPTIDRIFPNSVAEKIGVQRIQIAQGELAFPVATSGAVFGWQTDELSNVGAANPYQTTERSLTPDHTGGAQMVITRKALKQAGAGLEAAIRRDLNAVIGTELDRVVINGSGAAGEPLGIIPGAAAYGITETPVGAAATWAAFRAEVVAFMEANAITSASQVNLAFTPAIWADLDDALIAGTAVSEWDRLVKHVGTPATSNVIPDDTALMTANVQGIAPGYLGLYGGVDLIRDPYTKAASGSLVLTGLVTADFTVPRGLQTRILTGLAV, from the coding sequence ATGCTTGACTCTACGAAAATCCAGCGCCGTCAATCCGAGATACGGCAATCGCTGGCTGAACTGGTCGGAAAGGACAAGCCGACCGACGACGAAACCCGGTCCATGAATGATCTGGACGCGGAATATCGCAGCAATGAAACCCGATACCGCGCGGCGCTCATTGCCGAGGATACCGAACGCCGGGAAGCTGGCGAAGAACTCGAAACCCGGTCGGATCGGGAATGGTCGGACCTGATGGGCCGCTTCGAGATGCGTCAGGTTGCCTTCGCGCTTGATGAAGGCCGGATGCTGGATGGTGCCACGAAAGAGATCGTGGACGAAATGCGCTCCAAGGGCGGCTATCAGGGCATCCCGGTTCCGTTCGAGGCGCTGGAAACCCGCGCGGGCGAAACCGTGTCCGGGTCGGACCTGCCGAACCCGAAGGCGATCCGTCCGACCATTGATCGAATTTTTCCGAACAGTGTCGCGGAAAAGATCGGGGTGCAGCGCATCCAGATTGCGCAGGGCGAACTGGCCTTCCCGGTCGCGACCAGCGGGGCCGTGTTCGGATGGCAGACTGACGAACTGTCGAATGTCGGGGCCGCAAACCCCTACCAGACGACCGAACGCAGCCTGACCCCGGATCATACCGGCGGGGCGCAGATGGTCATCACCCGCAAGGCGCTGAAGCAGGCGGGCGCGGGTCTGGAAGCCGCGATCCGTCGCGACCTGAACGCGGTGATCGGCACCGAACTTGACCGCGTGGTCATCAACGGGTCGGGCGCAGCGGGTGAGCCTCTGGGCATTATCCCCGGCGCGGCAGCCTATGGCATCACTGAAACGCCGGTCGGGGCTGCGGCGACTTGGGCCGCATTCCGCGCCGAGGTGGTGGCGTTCATGGAGGCGAACGCGATCACTTCCGCGTCGCAGGTCAATCTGGCCTTCACGCCCGCGATCTGGGCCGATCTGGATGACGCTCTGATTGCTGGCACGGCGGTGTCGGAATGGGACCGCCTTGTGAAGCATGTCGGCACCCCGGCCACGTCCAACGTTATCCCGGACGATACCGCACTGATGACCGCCAATGTGCAGGGCATCGCGCCGGGTTATCTGGGGCTTTACGGCGGGGTGGACCTGATCCGCGACCCTTACACCAAGGCGGCTTCCGGTTCGCTGGTGCTGACGGGGCTGGTCACGGCTGACTTCACCGTGCCGCGCGGCCTGCAAACCCGCATCCTGACCGGGCTGGCTGTGTAA
- a CDS encoding HNH endonuclease, whose product MALGRYDRHSAAVIRSARWKGVRQQAKRRDGWKCVQCGAQGRLEVDHIIPVRTAPERAFDLTNLQTLCPSCHSRKTRIEVGMGKEDPAREAWKQAVRELTAKPSST is encoded by the coding sequence ATGGCTTTAGGCAGATATGACCGTCACTCTGCGGCTGTGATCCGGTCGGCCCGCTGGAAGGGTGTGAGGCAACAGGCCAAGCGCCGGGACGGCTGGAAATGCGTCCAGTGCGGGGCGCAGGGCCGTCTTGAAGTCGATCACATCATTCCTGTCAGGACCGCGCCCGAACGGGCCTTCGATCTGACCAATCTGCAAACGCTCTGCCCGTCCTGCCATTCGCGGAAAACGCGGATCGAGGTCGGCATGGGCAAAGAAGATCCCGCCCGCGAGGCGTGGAAACAGGCTGTCAGGGAACTGACGGCGAAACCATCGAGCACATGA
- a CDS encoding terminase large subunit, which translates to MSRPSKLAASALDFVAGLTIPEGKLAGQPMKLAKYQRKFVCGSLAPGVMVGVLSIGRGNAKTALSAGLSLGHLVGAWDDQPKREIIFAARNRDQAKTAFQFLVGFIEGLSEEEQELFTIRRGSKLEVEYEGNGGGLARVIAADGKSILGGAPTLAVMDERAAWEREKGDNLENAILSGLGKRDGRALIISTSAPDDSNTFSRWLDEPPPGTYVQEHRPAFGLPADDLDSLLQANPGAKEGIGSSPEWLVAQARRAIARGGSALSSFRNLNRNERVSTEDRSVLVTVDEWLSSEADPDDLPPREGPVVLGVDLGGSRSMSAAAFYWPHTGRLEAVGTFPGNPSLANRGAADGVSGRYVEMQERGELFTLGDATVPPGPWLAEIVKRLDGITPACICGDRFRHAEFAEAMDKAGLSRVPFIWRGFGWKDGSEDIERFRRALFDGEVKGVPSLLLRSAMSDAITLIDPAGNAKLAKSRSLGRIDATAATVLAVAQGQRMIARPEGKRRAAQWL; encoded by the coding sequence ATGAGCCGCCCTTCAAAACTTGCTGCATCTGCGCTGGATTTCGTGGCTGGGCTGACGATCCCGGAAGGCAAACTGGCCGGTCAGCCGATGAAACTGGCGAAGTATCAGCGCAAATTCGTCTGCGGATCGCTGGCACCGGGCGTCATGGTCGGGGTGCTGTCGATCGGTCGCGGCAACGCCAAGACGGCGCTGTCTGCCGGTCTGTCGCTGGGTCATCTGGTCGGGGCGTGGGACGATCAGCCGAAACGCGAGATCATCTTCGCCGCCCGAAATCGAGATCAGGCAAAGACGGCATTTCAGTTTCTGGTCGGCTTCATTGAAGGGCTTTCAGAGGAAGAACAGGAACTGTTCACGATCCGGCGCGGGTCGAAACTGGAAGTCGAATATGAGGGCAATGGCGGTGGGCTGGCGCGGGTCATCGCAGCCGATGGCAAATCCATCCTTGGCGGCGCTCCGACGCTGGCGGTGATGGATGAACGGGCCGCATGGGAACGCGAGAAAGGCGATAATTTAGAAAACGCAATCCTATCCGGCCTGGGCAAGCGCGATGGCCGCGCCCTGATTATCTCGACTTCGGCACCGGACGACAGCAACACGTTCAGCCGTTGGCTGGATGAACCGCCGCCCGGCACCTATGTGCAGGAACATCGCCCCGCTTTCGGTCTGCCTGCCGACGATCTGGATTCGCTGCTGCAAGCGAACCCCGGCGCGAAGGAAGGCATCGGGTCATCGCCCGAATGGCTGGTGGCACAGGCGCGGCGGGCGATTGCACGGGGCGGTTCGGCCCTGTCCAGCTTCCGCAATCTCAATCGCAATGAACGGGTTTCGACCGAAGACCGCAGCGTTTTGGTCACAGTCGATGAATGGTTGTCGAGCGAAGCTGATCCCGATGACCTGCCGCCCCGCGAAGGTCCTGTTGTGCTGGGCGTTGATCTGGGCGGGTCGCGGTCCATGTCGGCAGCCGCGTTCTACTGGCCGCACACCGGACGGTTGGAAGCGGTCGGCACCTTCCCCGGCAATCCGTCGCTGGCAAACCGGGGTGCCGCTGATGGGGTCAGCGGGCGCTATGTCGAGATGCAGGAACGCGGGGAACTGTTCACGCTGGGCGATGCGACGGTGCCGCCGGGGCCTTGGCTGGCTGAGATCGTCAAGCGGCTGGACGGCATCACGCCTGCCTGTATCTGCGGCGACCGTTTCAGACATGCGGAATTTGCCGAGGCGATGGACAAGGCCGGGCTGAGCCGCGTCCCGTTCATCTGGCGCGGTTTCGGCTGGAAAGACGGCAGCGAAGACATCGAGCGGTTCCGCAGGGCGCTGTTTGACGGCGAGGTCAAAGGGGTGCCGTCGCTGCTGCTGAGATCGGCCATGTCGGACGCCATCACGCTGATAGACCCGGCAGGCAATGCCAAGCTGGCGAAGTCGCGCTCTCTGGGCCGGATAGACGCGACAGCGGCAACGGTGCTGGCGGTCGCACAGGGCCAGCGGATGATTGCCCGACCCGAAGGAAAGCGGAGGGCGGCACAATGGCTTTAG